From Enterobacter pseudoroggenkampii, a single genomic window includes:
- the nepI gene encoding purine ribonucleoside efflux pump NepI, with amino-acid sequence MTEHIQPTTRPQTNEVSRPNWSAVFAVAFCVACLITVEFLPVSLLTPMAQDLGISEGVAGQSVTVTAFVAMFASLFITQVIGTIDRRKVVILFSVLLTLSCLLVSFAESFTLLLLGRACLGLGLGGFWAMSASLTMRLVPARTVPKALSVIFGAVSIALVIAAPLGSFLGGIIGWRNVFNAAAVMGLLCIIWVWKALPSLPGEAAHHKQNMFSLLKRPGVLAGMTAIFMSFAGQFAFFTYIRPVYMTMAGFDVDGLTLVLLSFGIASFVGTSLSSQFLKRSLKVALAGAPLVLAVSATVLVLWGSDKWVASAIAIIWGFAFALVPVGWSTWITRSLADQAEKAGSIQVAVIQLANTCGAAIGGVALDHLGLTSPLVISGTLMLLTALLVAGKVKAK; translated from the coding sequence ATGACAGAACATATCCAGCCCACGACCAGACCGCAGACCAACGAGGTTTCACGCCCCAACTGGTCGGCCGTTTTCGCCGTGGCGTTCTGCGTCGCCTGCCTGATTACCGTTGAGTTTCTGCCGGTCAGCCTGCTGACGCCGATGGCGCAGGATCTGGGCATTTCCGAGGGCGTGGCGGGTCAGTCCGTTACCGTCACCGCCTTCGTGGCGATGTTCGCCAGCCTGTTTATCACCCAGGTGATTGGCACCATCGACCGCCGTAAAGTGGTCATCCTGTTCAGCGTGCTGCTGACGCTCTCCTGCCTGCTGGTCTCCTTCGCGGAAAGCTTCACCCTGCTGCTGCTGGGGCGCGCCTGTCTGGGGCTGGGATTAGGCGGCTTCTGGGCGATGTCGGCCTCGCTCACCATGCGCCTGGTGCCCGCGCGTACGGTGCCAAAAGCGCTTTCCGTTATCTTCGGTGCGGTTTCTATCGCGCTGGTGATTGCCGCGCCGTTGGGCAGTTTCCTGGGCGGAATTATCGGCTGGCGTAACGTCTTCAACGCGGCGGCAGTGATGGGCCTGCTCTGCATTATCTGGGTGTGGAAGGCGCTGCCGTCCCTGCCGGGCGAAGCGGCGCATCATAAGCAGAACATGTTCAGCCTGCTGAAGCGCCCCGGCGTGCTGGCAGGGATGACCGCGATCTTTATGTCCTTTGCCGGGCAGTTTGCCTTCTTCACCTATATACGCCCGGTGTATATGACCATGGCGGGCTTTGACGTCGACGGCCTGACGCTGGTGCTCCTGAGCTTCGGTATCGCCAGCTTTGTCGGCACGTCGCTGTCGTCACAGTTCCTGAAGCGCTCCCTGAAGGTGGCGCTGGCGGGTGCGCCGCTGGTGCTGGCAGTGAGCGCCACGGTGCTGGTGCTGTGGGGCAGCGATAAGTGGGTCGCGTCGGCGATTGCGATTATCTGGGGCTTTGCCTTCGCGCTGGTGCCGGTGGGCTGGTCGACGTGGATCACCCGCTCGCTTGCCGATCAGGCGGAAAAAGCCGGGTCGATTCAGGTGGCGGTGATCCAGCTGGCAAACACCTGCGGCGCGGCCATTGGCGGCGTGGCGCTCGACCATCTGGGGCTGACGTCACCGCTGGTGATTTCCGGTACGCTGATGCTGCTGACGGCGCTGCTGGTGGCAGGGAAGGTTAAAGCGAAGTAG
- a CDS encoding DUF1198 domain-containing protein — MVWIMLATLAVVFVVGFRVLTSDSRRAIKRLSERLGITPMPVESMIDQFGKTSGNEFIRYLERPDEAHLQNAAQVLLIWQVCIVDGSEENLHTWHRLLRKARLAAPITDAQIRLALGFMREMEPDPQELNAFQLRYNQLFLPEEGVFYLH, encoded by the coding sequence ATGGTCTGGATAATGCTGGCAACGCTTGCCGTGGTGTTTGTGGTGGGATTTCGCGTCCTGACCTCAGATTCCCGCCGCGCCATCAAACGTTTAAGCGAGCGTCTGGGCATCACCCCGATGCCGGTCGAGTCGATGATCGATCAGTTTGGTAAAACGTCGGGCAATGAGTTTATCCGCTACCTTGAGCGCCCGGACGAAGCGCATCTGCAAAACGCGGCGCAGGTGCTGCTCATCTGGCAGGTCTGCATTGTCGACGGTAGTGAAGAGAACCTGCACACGTGGCACCGCCTGCTGCGTAAAGCCCGCCTGGCTGCGCCTATCACCGATGCACAAATTCGTCTCGCGCTTGGCTTTATGCGCGAGATGGAACCCGATCCGCAGGAGCTGAACGCCTTCCAGCTGCGCTATAACCAGCTCTTCCTGCCGGAAGAGGGCGTGTTTTACCTGCACTGA
- a CDS encoding EamA family transporter: MGSTRKGMLNVLIAAVLWGSSGVCAQYIMEKSHISSPYLTMVRLLFTGVILLTLSFVHGDKIFSVIKHRKDALSLLIFSLVGALTVQLTFLLTIEKSNAATATVLQFLSPTIIVAWFALARKKRPGVFVLSAIMTSLVGTFLLVTHGDPTSLSISPAALFFGIASAFAAAFYTTYPSTLIARYGTLPIVGWSMLIAGLMLTPFYAGRGTTFVIDGSLLLAFFYLVVIGTALTFSLYLKGAQMIGGPKASILSCAEPLSSALLSVMLLGVAFTLPDWLGTLLIVSSVVLISMDSRRRVKASA, translated from the coding sequence ATGGGTTCCACACGTAAAGGGATGCTGAACGTCCTGATCGCCGCCGTTTTATGGGGCAGTTCCGGCGTTTGCGCGCAGTACATCATGGAGAAAAGCCACATTTCTTCGCCTTACCTGACCATGGTTCGCCTTCTGTTTACCGGCGTGATCCTCCTGACGCTCTCCTTCGTTCACGGCGACAAGATTTTCTCGGTCATCAAACATCGCAAAGACGCCCTCAGCCTGCTGATATTCTCACTTGTCGGCGCGCTCACCGTGCAGCTCACCTTCCTGCTGACGATTGAAAAATCCAACGCAGCGACCGCTACCGTGCTGCAGTTTCTGTCACCGACCATCATTGTGGCGTGGTTTGCCCTGGCGCGGAAAAAGCGTCCCGGCGTGTTTGTGCTGTCGGCCATCATGACGTCGCTTGTTGGCACCTTCCTGTTGGTGACCCACGGCGACCCAACCTCGCTCTCCATCTCGCCTGCCGCACTGTTCTTCGGCATCGCCTCGGCGTTTGCCGCCGCGTTTTACACCACCTATCCGTCAACGCTGATTGCCCGCTACGGCACATTGCCGATTGTCGGCTGGAGTATGTTAATTGCCGGGTTAATGCTGACGCCGTTCTACGCCGGACGCGGGACGACCTTCGTAATTGACGGCAGCCTGCTGCTGGCGTTTTTCTACCTGGTGGTGATTGGCACGGCGCTGACGTTCAGTCTGTACCTGAAAGGCGCACAGATGATCGGCGGGCCGAAGGCGAGCATTCTGAGCTGCGCCGAACCGCTGAGCAGCGCGTTGCTGTCGGTGATGTTGCTGGGTGTGGCGTTCACCCTGCCGGACTGGCTGGGAACGCTGCTGATTGTGTCGTCGGTGGTGCTGATTTCGATGGATTCGCGTAGAAGGGTTAAGGCATCGGCGTAG
- a CDS encoding PTS lactose/cellobiose transporter subunit IIA produces MIALEEAVMEIIVNAGQSRSLCFEALHAARHGNIDEAKSLLREADGYARQAHKMQTKLIEQDAGEARQPMTLIMVHAQDHLMNSLLARELSEEIIHLYQR; encoded by the coding sequence ATGATCGCACTAGAAGAAGCCGTAATGGAAATTATCGTCAACGCCGGGCAGTCCCGCAGCCTGTGCTTTGAAGCGCTGCACGCGGCGCGCCATGGCAACATTGACGAAGCCAAAAGCCTGCTGCGCGAAGCCGACGGCTACGCGCGTCAGGCGCACAAGATGCAGACCAAACTGATTGAGCAGGACGCGGGCGAAGCCCGCCAGCCGATGACCTTAATTATGGTGCACGCGCAGGATCATTTAATGAACTCCTTATTAGCGCGTGAATTATCCGAAGAAATTATTCATTTATATCAGAGATAG
- a CDS encoding MFS transporter, with protein MFKTPANAAPIGNKAEIDARYRYWRRHILIAIWLGYALFYFTRKSFNAAAPEILASGVMTRTDIGLLATLFYITYGLSKFFSGIVSDRSNARYFMGVGLIATGVVNILFGFSTSLWAFALLWALNAFFQGWGAPVCARLLTAWYSRNERGGWWAIWNTAHNVGGALIPMVVGAAALHYGWRAGMMIAGGLAILAGLFLCWRLRDRPQTVGLPAVGDWRHDEMEMAQQQEGAGLTRKEILTKYVLKNPYIWLLSLCYVLVYVVRAAINDWGNLYMSETLGVDLVTANSAVTMFELGGFIGALVAGWGSDKLFNGNRGPMNLIFAAGILLSVGSLWLMPFASYVMQAACFFTTGFFVFGPQMLIGMAAAECSHKEAAGAATGFVGLFAYLGASLSGWPLARVIDIWHWSGFFAVIAIAAGISALLLLPFLNAQAPREA; from the coding sequence ATGTTTAAGACCCCCGCGAACGCCGCACCGATAGGTAACAAAGCGGAAATCGACGCCCGCTACCGCTACTGGCGTCGCCATATTCTGATCGCTATCTGGCTCGGCTACGCGCTGTTCTACTTCACCCGCAAAAGCTTCAACGCCGCCGCGCCGGAGATCCTCGCCAGCGGCGTGATGACGCGCACCGATATCGGCCTGCTGGCGACGCTGTTTTACATCACCTACGGCCTGTCGAAGTTCTTCTCCGGTATCGTCAGCGACCGCTCCAACGCACGCTATTTTATGGGCGTTGGGCTGATCGCGACCGGGGTGGTGAACATTCTGTTTGGCTTCTCCACGTCGCTCTGGGCCTTCGCCCTGCTGTGGGCGCTGAACGCCTTTTTCCAGGGCTGGGGAGCGCCAGTCTGCGCCCGCCTGCTCACCGCCTGGTATTCGCGCAACGAGCGCGGCGGCTGGTGGGCAATCTGGAACACCGCGCATAATGTCGGCGGGGCGCTGATCCCGATGGTGGTCGGTGCCGCAGCGCTGCACTACGGCTGGCGCGCGGGGATGATGATTGCCGGCGGGCTTGCCATTCTCGCCGGGCTGTTCCTCTGCTGGCGCCTGCGCGACAGGCCGCAAACCGTTGGCTTGCCCGCGGTGGGCGACTGGCGGCACGACGAGATGGAAATGGCGCAACAGCAGGAGGGGGCGGGGCTGACGCGCAAAGAGATCCTCACCAAATATGTGCTGAAAAACCCGTATATCTGGCTGCTGTCGCTCTGCTACGTACTGGTTTACGTGGTACGTGCGGCCATCAACGACTGGGGCAATCTGTACATGTCCGAGACGCTCGGCGTGGACCTGGTGACCGCCAACTCGGCGGTGACGATGTTCGAGCTGGGCGGGTTTATCGGCGCGCTGGTGGCGGGCTGGGGCTCGGACAAGCTGTTCAACGGCAACCGCGGCCCGATGAACCTGATATTCGCCGCCGGGATTTTGCTCTCCGTCGGCTCGCTGTGGCTGATGCCGTTCGCCAGCTACGTGATGCAGGCGGCGTGCTTCTTCACTACCGGCTTCTTCGTGTTTGGCCCGCAGATGCTGATCGGCATGGCGGCGGCAGAGTGCTCGCACAAAGAGGCGGCAGGTGCGGCGACGGGCTTTGTCGGGTTGTTTGCCTACCTTGGCGCATCGCTCTCCGGCTGGCCGCTGGCGCGGGTGATCGACATCTGGCACTGGAGCGGATTCTTCGCGGTGATCGCCATCGCGGCGGGGATCTCCGCCCTGCTGCTGCTGCCGTTTTTGAACGCGCAGGCGCCGCGCGAAGCGTGA
- a CDS encoding MBL fold metallo-hydrolase, with translation MSITISVLLENRPNPGAKNLLRDKAGLSLFIQDENDSILFDTGPDDSFIHNAALMGVDLTRLTAAVLSHGHYDHCGGVPWLPDNCRIVCHPHVACERYSAIQFSGYTARLKKLSLKNDYSHYRMEYSSTPLQIGKRFIWSGEIPVAKPHAYGVIGSKNANVDYVKDEGVLIYKSDRGLVIFIGCGHRGLIDIVRHCQRITGINHIHAIFGGFHLRCASPRKLWALRQFLHGLQPDKIMGCHCTGKWGNLWLPDAVTPATGDIFVLG, from the coding sequence ATGTCCATAACAATCAGTGTCCTGCTGGAGAACAGACCTAATCCCGGCGCTAAAAATTTACTGCGAGATAAAGCAGGACTCAGCCTGTTTATACAGGATGAAAATGATTCCATTCTGTTTGATACCGGTCCGGATGATAGCTTCATACATAACGCAGCTCTGATGGGAGTCGATTTGACCCGCCTGACCGCAGCTGTACTTTCTCACGGGCACTATGACCATTGCGGCGGCGTTCCATGGTTACCGGATAATTGCCGGATCGTCTGCCATCCCCACGTGGCCTGCGAGCGCTACTCGGCAATACAGTTTTCAGGATATACCGCCAGATTAAAAAAGTTGTCGCTGAAAAATGATTATTCACACTATCGCATGGAATACAGCAGCACCCCGCTCCAGATTGGGAAGCGCTTTATATGGTCAGGGGAGATCCCTGTCGCCAAACCGCACGCATACGGTGTTATCGGTAGTAAAAATGCGAATGTGGATTATGTGAAAGATGAAGGGGTTCTAATTTATAAATCTGACCGTGGCCTGGTCATTTTTATCGGCTGTGGGCACCGAGGTCTGATCGATATTGTGCGTCACTGTCAGAGAATAACCGGCATCAACCATATTCATGCAATTTTCGGTGGTTTCCATCTTCGCTGTGCGTCACCGCGTAAGCTCTGGGCACTCAGGCAGTTTCTGCACGGCCTACAACCCGACAAAATAATGGGCTGCCATTGTACGGGTAAATGGGGCAATTTGTGGTTGCCGGACGCGGTTACCCCGGCAACAGGGGATATTTTTGTTCTGGGGTAG
- a CDS encoding carbohydrate porin has product MNTIKKLPLTMAVIAALCPISVLAQEFTQEQIDAIVAKAVDKALAERQAKMDAAVAKKADVVTEPQSAAQSPDMAIPFGIKFTGYARYGAHFQAADQKYVAVDGSYNGASAIGRLGNEGNGGEFQLSKAFKGENGAIWDINVMIDHWGDEVNLKKAYAGVTNIMASNPNAYFWAGRDFHQRPQQGINDYFWMNHDGQGAGVKNFDIGGVQFDVAAVAAVESCSPEVMEDEANPSRITCTGGSGTGDKGNYAATSKIHGMKLGPLDLELYANYGFDSKAVESDERLNAWQGGVVLSHTNDSGVNKVIARYSDNSDNSVFNKTEDLTTVYASFEGLYKFTQATQVEYILAFHDYDNSRDKTDNRKNYNAIVRPMHWWNDVHSTWLEAGWQHVDYDNGGDNKGWKLTLSQNMSIAMGPEFRPMLRFYVTGGKVDNARTARVNNTKDETLDDFNVGAMWEAWF; this is encoded by the coding sequence ATGAATACGATTAAAAAACTTCCATTAACCATGGCGGTTATCGCCGCGCTTTGCCCAATTTCCGTGCTCGCCCAGGAATTCACGCAGGAGCAAATCGACGCCATTGTGGCGAAAGCGGTGGATAAAGCCCTGGCCGAACGTCAGGCCAAAATGGATGCCGCCGTCGCGAAAAAAGCGGACGTGGTGACCGAGCCGCAGAGCGCGGCGCAATCCCCGGACATGGCGATTCCGTTCGGGATTAAATTTACCGGCTACGCCCGCTATGGCGCGCACTTCCAGGCCGCCGATCAGAAATATGTGGCGGTCGATGGCTCCTACAACGGCGCGTCCGCAATTGGTCGTCTGGGTAACGAAGGCAACGGCGGCGAGTTCCAGCTCTCTAAAGCCTTCAAAGGCGAAAACGGCGCCATCTGGGACATCAACGTGATGATCGACCACTGGGGCGACGAAGTTAACCTGAAAAAGGCCTACGCGGGGGTGACCAATATTATGGCCTCCAACCCGAATGCCTATTTCTGGGCCGGTCGCGACTTCCACCAGCGTCCGCAGCAGGGCATCAACGATTACTTCTGGATGAACCACGACGGCCAGGGCGCCGGGGTGAAGAACTTCGATATCGGCGGCGTGCAGTTTGACGTCGCTGCCGTGGCGGCAGTGGAATCCTGTAGCCCGGAAGTGATGGAAGACGAAGCGAACCCGTCACGCATCACCTGTACCGGCGGGTCCGGCACGGGCGACAAAGGTAACTACGCGGCCACCTCTAAAATCCACGGTATGAAGCTCGGTCCGCTGGATCTGGAGCTGTACGCCAACTACGGCTTTGATTCAAAAGCGGTGGAGAGCGATGAGCGTCTGAACGCCTGGCAGGGCGGCGTGGTGCTGAGCCACACCAACGACAGCGGCGTGAACAAGGTGATTGCCCGCTACTCCGATAACTCGGACAACAGCGTGTTCAATAAAACCGAAGACCTGACCACGGTCTACGCCAGCTTCGAAGGGCTGTACAAATTCACCCAGGCCACGCAGGTGGAGTACATCCTCGCCTTCCACGACTACGACAACAGCCGTGATAAGACCGACAACCGTAAGAACTACAACGCCATCGTGCGTCCGATGCACTGGTGGAACGACGTTCACTCCACCTGGCTGGAAGCGGGCTGGCAGCACGTGGATTACGACAACGGCGGCGATAATAAGGGCTGGAAGCTGACCCTGTCGCAGAACATGTCTATCGCCATGGGGCCAGAGTTCCGTCCGATGCTGCGCTTCTACGTGACCGGCGGCAAGGTGGATAACGCACGCACCGCGCGCGTGAATAACACCAAAGACGAGACGCTCGACGACTTCAACGTCGGCGCGATGTGGGAGGCGTGGTTCTAG
- the uhpT gene encoding hexose-6-phosphate:phosphate antiporter has translation MLAFLNQVRKPTLDLPLDVRRKMWFKPFMQSYLVVFIGYLTMYLIRKNFNIAQNDMISTYGLSMTQLGMIGLGFSITYGVGKTVVSYYADGKNTKQFLPFMLILSAICMLGFSASMGAGSVSLFLMIAFYALSGFFQSTGGSCSYSTITKWTPRRKRGSYLGMWNISHNLGGAGAAGVALFGANYLFDGHVIGMFIFPSIIALIVGFIGLRYGSDSPESYGLGKAEELFGEEISEEDKETEENEMSKWQIFVEYVLKNKVIWLLCFSNIFLYVVRIGIDQWSTVYAFQELKLSKEVAIQGFTLFEVGALVGTLLWGWLSDLANGRRALVACVALALIIATLGVYQHASNQYVYLASLFALGFLVFGPQLLIGVAAVGFVPKKAIGAADGIKGTFAYLIGDSFAKLGLGMIADGTPIFGLTGWAGTFAALDAAAIGCIVLMAMVAVLEERKIRRENRAQKLKTA, from the coding sequence ATGCTGGCCTTCTTAAATCAGGTGCGCAAGCCGACCCTGGATCTGCCGCTCGACGTGCGGCGCAAAATGTGGTTCAAACCGTTCATGCAGTCCTATCTGGTGGTCTTCATCGGCTACCTGACCATGTACCTGATCCGCAAAAACTTTAACATCGCGCAGAACGACATGATCTCCACCTACGGGCTGAGCATGACGCAGCTGGGGATGATTGGCCTGGGCTTCTCCATCACCTACGGCGTGGGTAAAACCGTCGTGTCCTACTACGCGGATGGCAAAAACACCAAGCAGTTCCTGCCGTTTATGCTGATCCTCTCCGCCATCTGTATGCTCGGCTTCAGCGCCAGCATGGGCGCAGGGTCCGTTAGCCTGTTCCTGATGATCGCCTTCTACGCCCTGAGCGGTTTCTTCCAGAGTACCGGCGGGTCGTGCAGCTACTCCACCATCACCAAATGGACCCCGCGCCGCAAGCGTGGTTCGTACCTCGGCATGTGGAACATCTCCCACAACCTCGGCGGTGCCGGTGCGGCTGGCGTGGCGCTGTTTGGCGCTAACTACCTGTTCGACGGCCACGTGATCGGTATGTTTATCTTCCCGTCGATTATCGCCCTGATTGTCGGCTTTATCGGCCTGCGCTACGGCAGTGACTCCCCGGAATCGTACGGCCTCGGCAAAGCCGAAGAGCTGTTCGGCGAGGAGATCAGCGAAGAGGACAAAGAGACCGAAGAAAACGAGATGTCCAAATGGCAGATCTTTGTTGAGTACGTGCTGAAAAACAAAGTGATCTGGCTGCTGTGCTTCTCGAACATCTTCCTCTACGTCGTGCGTATCGGCATCGACCAGTGGTCCACCGTGTACGCCTTCCAGGAGCTGAAGCTCTCTAAAGAGGTGGCGATTCAGGGCTTCACCCTGTTCGAAGTGGGCGCGCTGGTTGGTACCCTGCTGTGGGGCTGGCTCTCCGACCTCGCCAACGGCCGTCGCGCGCTGGTGGCCTGCGTCGCGCTGGCACTGATTATCGCCACGCTCGGCGTCTACCAGCACGCCAGCAACCAGTACGTTTACCTGGCGTCACTGTTCGCGCTCGGCTTCCTGGTGTTTGGTCCGCAGTTGCTGATTGGCGTGGCAGCAGTGGGCTTCGTCCCGAAAAAAGCGATCGGCGCCGCCGATGGGATTAAGGGCACCTTCGCCTACCTGATCGGCGACAGCTTCGCCAAGCTGGGTCTGGGGATGATTGCTGACGGCACGCCGATTTTCGGCCTCACCGGCTGGGCGGGCACCTTCGCGGCGCTGGATGCAGCAGCGATTGGCTGTATCGTCCTGATGGCGATGGTTGCCGTGCTGGAAGAACGTAAAATTCGCCGTGAGAATCGTGCGCAGAAATTAAAAACAGCCTGA